The proteins below are encoded in one region of Roseovarius bejariae:
- the ybgC gene encoding tol-pal system-associated acyl-CoA thioesterase yields MTHRFPIRVYYEDTDMAGIVYYANYLKYIERARSAWVREMGIDQNGMREEDGVVFAVRRVEADYLSPAKFDDELEVRTTTQAVTGARLVMEQQVVRSEEVLFSAVVTIVCIGEGGTPARLPANIRLILH; encoded by the coding sequence ATGACCCATCGTTTCCCGATCCGCGTTTATTACGAAGATACCGATATGGCCGGTATCGTCTATTACGCCAACTACCTGAAATACATCGAGCGGGCGCGCAGTGCATGGGTGCGCGAGATGGGCATCGACCAGAACGGGATGCGCGAGGAGGATGGCGTGGTGTTCGCTGTGCGGCGGGTCGAGGCGGATTATCTGAGCCCCGCGAAATTCGATGATGAGCTGGAGGTGCGGACCACCACGCAGGCGGTGACCGGTGCGCGACTGGTCATGGAGCAGCAGGTGGTGCGCAGCGAGGAGGTCTTGTTCTCGGCCGTGGTGACGATTGTCTGCATTGGCGAGGGCGGCACGCCTGCGCGCCTACCGGCAAATATTCGCCTGATCCTGCATTAA
- the tolQ gene encoding protein TolQ, whose translation MEAETLAIAQEIDFSMWALFARATLIVKLVMLMLIIASFWAWSIIIQKIIIYRKARAEAEVFDRRFWSGEPLDELFEEIGPDPDGQSERVFAAGMMEWRRSHRNDGGLIAGATARIDRSMDVAIAKEAENLQSGLSVLATVGSTAPFVGLFGTVWGIMNAFIEIAEQQNTNLAVVAPGIAEALLATGLGLLAAIPAVIFYNKLSADSDRIVASYEAFADEFATILSRQLDS comes from the coding sequence ATGGAAGCAGAAACCCTCGCAATAGCGCAGGAGATAGATTTCTCCATGTGGGCGCTATTTGCACGCGCAACCCTTATCGTGAAACTCGTCATGCTGATGCTGATCATCGCCTCGTTCTGGGCGTGGTCGATCATCATCCAGAAGATCATCATCTATCGCAAGGCACGGGCCGAGGCCGAGGTGTTCGACCGGCGCTTCTGGTCGGGGGAGCCTTTGGACGAGTTGTTCGAAGAAATCGGGCCGGACCCGGACGGGCAATCGGAACGAGTTTTCGCGGCGGGCATGATGGAATGGCGGCGGTCACACCGAAACGACGGCGGGCTGATTGCCGGGGCGACGGCGCGGATCGACCGGAGCATGGATGTGGCCATCGCCAAGGAGGCCGAGAACCTGCAAAGCGGGCTGTCGGTTCTGGCGACGGTCGGGTCGACGGCGCCTTTCGTGGGGCTGTTCGGGACGGTCTGGGGCATCATGAATGCCTTTATCGAGATCGCAGAACAGCAGAACACCAATCTGGCCGTCGTGGCGCCGGGGATCGCCGAGGCGCTTCTGGCTACCGGCCTTGGCCTGTTGGCGGCCATTCCGGCGGTGATTTTCTACAACAAGCTGAGTGCGGACAGTGACCGGATCGTGGCCAGTTACGAGGCCTTCGCCGATGAGTTCGCGACCATTCTTAGCCGCCAGTTGGACAGCTGA
- the tolR gene encoding protein TolR produces the protein MGAGVVQKSDSGGRRRRGRGRSRPMAEINVTPFVDVMLVLLIIFMVAAPLMTVGVPVELPETAANALPGEEEEPLTVTVTAEGVVMIQTSEVAREELVTKLRAIATERDSTRVYLRADGAVPYSDVMQVMGALNRGGFGNIGLVTDTGGPSLDEQGG, from the coding sequence ATGGGAGCCGGAGTCGTTCAGAAATCCGACAGCGGCGGGCGCCGGCGGCGCGGGCGGGGGCGGTCACGCCCCATGGCCGAGATCAACGTCACGCCTTTCGTTGACGTGATGCTGGTCCTCTTGATCATTTTCATGGTCGCTGCGCCGCTGATGACGGTGGGTGTACCCGTGGAGTTGCCCGAGACCGCGGCCAATGCCCTGCCTGGCGAGGAGGAAGAACCCCTGACCGTGACGGTGACGGCCGAAGGTGTGGTTATGATCCAGACGAGCGAAGTGGCGCGCGAGGAATTGGTGACCAAGCTGCGGGCGATCGCGACGGAGCGCGACAGCACGCGGGTCTACCTGCGGGCCGATGGGGCGGTGCCCTATTCGGATGTGATGCAGGTGATGGGCGCGCTCAACCGGGGTGGTTTCGGGAATATCGGCTTGGTGACCGATACCGGCGGACCCAGCCTTGATGAGCAGGGCGGTTAG
- a CDS encoding energy transducer TonB codes for MNTGQVISGAGHLGLIAFALFGGAFQSEPLPFEVTEVTAISSEEFAALTQGENVPEAVANVDTPEPPQEGEAPALTSEADTPPERSEPEVAETPPPDDVPEPVEPAPVPQADVSDEPPVMQPPQEDTALMIPEISPRPQVRPAPRVAPEPVAEPEPDVQIDDVERQEVAPSDEPADVAEEESEATSPEEATTEIVTEAEENDVTNAAPAQSVRPRSRPSRPDPTETAESEAPETDNSAVNDALAEALGQTGTSSNDAPQGPPLTAGEKDALRIAVQNCWNVGSLSSEALRTTVVVGVEMTEEAKPVISSIQMLSASGGSGAAAKQAFEAARRAIIRCGAGGFDLPVEKYDHWRDIEMTFNPERMRIK; via the coding sequence GTGAACACCGGACAGGTCATATCCGGGGCGGGCCATCTGGGCCTGATCGCCTTTGCCTTGTTCGGCGGCGCGTTTCAATCCGAGCCGCTGCCCTTCGAGGTGACGGAAGTGACGGCGATTTCGTCCGAGGAATTCGCGGCGCTGACGCAGGGCGAAAACGTGCCCGAGGCGGTGGCCAACGTGGACACACCTGAGCCGCCGCAGGAAGGCGAGGCCCCGGCGTTGACCAGCGAGGCCGACACCCCGCCAGAACGCAGTGAGCCGGAGGTGGCCGAGACACCGCCACCCGACGATGTGCCCGAGCCGGTGGAGCCCGCGCCGGTACCTCAAGCCGATGTGAGCGATGAGCCCCCGGTCATGCAGCCGCCGCAGGAGGATACGGCCCTCATGATCCCCGAAATCTCTCCGCGTCCGCAGGTGCGCCCTGCGCCGCGGGTGGCCCCTGAGCCGGTGGCCGAGCCCGAGCCGGATGTGCAAATCGACGATGTGGAGCGCCAAGAGGTGGCCCCCAGCGACGAGCCTGCCGACGTGGCCGAGGAGGAGTCCGAGGCCACATCGCCCGAGGAAGCCACGACCGAGATTGTCACCGAGGCGGAAGAAAATGATGTGACGAATGCGGCCCCGGCGCAGTCGGTCCGGCCGCGCAGCAGGCCGTCGCGCCCCGACCCTACGGAAACCGCCGAGTCCGAGGCCCCCGAGACCGACAACAGCGCGGTGAACGATGCGCTGGCCGAGGCGCTGGGCCAGACCGGAACAAGCAGCAACGACGCCCCGCAAGGTCCGCCCCTGACAGCAGGCGAAAAGGACGCGCTGCGCATCGCGGTGCAAAATTGCTGGAACGTGGGGTCCTTGAGTTCCGAGGCGCTGCGGACCACGGTGGTTGTCGGCGTCGAGATGACGGAAGAGGCCAAGCCGGTGATCAGTTCGATCCAGATGCTGAGCGCATCGGGAGGCAGCGGGGCGGCAGCGAAACAAGCGTTCGAGGCGGCGCGCCGGGCGATTATCCGCTGTGGTGCGGGCGGTTTCGATTTGCCGGTCGAAAAATACGACCATTGGCGCGACATTGAAATGACATTCAATCCGGAGAGAATGAGGATCAAATGA
- the tolB gene encoding Tol-Pal system beta propeller repeat protein TolB → MMRYVLTLLVACVLWAAPVVAQDGPLRIEITEGVIEPMPFAAPDFVASDAAGAEMGRKIAEVIAADLAGTGLFREIQPEAFISKITSFSSPVQFADWKAINAQALITGAVSVDDGGKVVVRFRLFDVFAGQELGDGLQLVGTQAGWRRIAHKVADQVYSRITGEAPYFDSRVVFVSETGPKDKRQKRLAIMDYDGANVKYLTNSSSIVLAPRFSPNGDRVLYTSYESGFPRIYLLDVGSVQRRVLESQDGTMSFAPRFGPDGQTVVYSLTRGGNTDLYRMDLTTGANTRLTSAPSIETAPSFSPDGSKIVFESDRSGVPQIYVMPANGGEAQRISFGQGRYGTPVWSPRGDLIAFTKQSKGRFHIGVMRTDGSEERLLTASFLDEGPTWSPNGRVIMFTRETQGAQGRASLYTVDITGRNPRQVPTNTGASDPAWSPLQD, encoded by the coding sequence ATGATGCGGTATGTACTGACCCTCCTTGTGGCATGTGTTTTATGGGCCGCCCCGGTGGTGGCGCAAGACGGGCCATTGCGGATTGAGATCACCGAAGGGGTGATCGAGCCGATGCCCTTTGCCGCGCCGGATTTTGTCGCCAGTGATGCGGCGGGCGCCGAAATGGGCCGCAAGATCGCGGAAGTGATCGCGGCGGACCTGGCGGGCACCGGATTGTTCCGGGAGATTCAACCCGAGGCGTTTATTAGCAAGATCACCAGTTTTTCCAGCCCGGTACAGTTTGCCGACTGGAAGGCGATCAATGCGCAGGCCCTGATCACCGGGGCGGTGTCGGTGGACGATGGCGGCAAGGTTGTCGTGCGCTTCCGCCTGTTCGATGTTTTCGCCGGTCAGGAGTTGGGCGATGGCCTGCAACTGGTCGGGACGCAGGCGGGCTGGCGCCGGATTGCGCATAAGGTGGCCGATCAGGTGTACAGCCGGATTACTGGCGAGGCACCTTATTTTGACAGCCGGGTGGTCTTTGTGTCCGAAACCGGGCCCAAGGACAAACGGCAGAAGCGGCTGGCGATCATGGATTATGACGGGGCGAACGTGAAATACCTGACCAACAGTTCGTCAATCGTGCTGGCGCCGCGGTTCTCACCGAATGGCGATAGGGTGCTTTATACCAGCTATGAAAGTGGATTTCCGCGGATTTACCTGTTGGACGTGGGTAGCGTACAGCGTCGTGTTCTGGAAAGTCAGGACGGCACGATGAGCTTCGCGCCGCGCTTTGGCCCGGATGGGCAGACGGTGGTGTATTCGCTGACGCGCGGTGGCAATACCGATTTGTATCGGATGGATCTGACCACCGGGGCAAATACGCGCCTGACCTCGGCCCCCTCGATCGAGACGGCGCCGAGTTTCAGCCCCGATGGCAGCAAGATTGTCTTTGAATCGGATCGTTCGGGGGTGCCGCAGATATACGTGATGCCCGCAAATGGCGGGGAGGCACAGCGGATCAGTTTCGGGCAGGGGCGCTATGGCACTCCGGTCTGGTCGCCGCGCGGGGATTTGATCGCTTTCACCAAGCAGTCCAAGGGGCGTTTCCATATCGGGGTGATGCGCACAGATGGCAGCGAAGAACGGCTTTTGACCGCATCTTTCCTTGACGAAGGCCCGACATGGTCGCCGAATGGCCGGGTGATCATGTTCACCCGTGAGACGCAGGGCGCACAGGGCCGTGCGAGCCTATACACGGTGGACATCACGGGCCGTAATCCGCGGCAGGTGCCGACGAACACTGGTGCGAGTGACCCGGCGTGGTCTCCGTTGCAGGATTGA
- the pal gene encoding peptidoglycan-associated lipoprotein Pal yields MTYLGKVTLLCAGLALAACTNADRFDDTNTVDLNGTGGFAPGSAQDPKSPLYFQQAIGDRVLFAVDQSTLSPSAMSTLDGQAQWLMSNADYTATIEGHADEQGTREYNLALGARRANSVQEYLVSKGVAPSRLKVVSYGKERPIEICSSEACYAKNRRAVTVISVVPTS; encoded by the coding sequence ATGACATATCTTGGCAAAGTGACACTTCTTTGTGCAGGTTTGGCCTTGGCCGCCTGTACCAATGCGGACCGGTTCGACGATACCAATACCGTTGACCTGAATGGCACGGGCGGTTTCGCTCCGGGGAGTGCGCAAGACCCCAAGTCGCCGCTGTACTTCCAGCAGGCGATTGGCGACCGGGTCTTGTTCGCCGTGGATCAATCCACGCTGAGCCCCTCGGCGATGAGTACGCTGGACGGTCAGGCGCAATGGCTGATGAGCAATGCCGATTACACCGCAACCATCGAAGGTCATGCCGACGAGCAGGGCACGCGCGAGTACAACCTTGCGCTTGGTGCGCGTCGGGCCAATTCGGTTCAGGAATACCTTGTGAGCAAGGGCGTTGCGCCCTCGCGCCTCAAGGTCGTGAGCTATGGCAAGGAACGCCCGATTGAGATTTGCAGCAGCGAAGCCTGCTATGCCAAGAACCGCCGGGCCGTAACCGTGATTTCGGTTGTTCCAACAAGCTGA
- the ybgF gene encoding tol-pal system protein YbgF — translation MQRFIRIFGFCVLVALPGFVAAQERTETLADIRQELSVLYVEIQKLKRELNTTGGAGGLSSGGSLLNRVNAIEGELQRLTSKTEELEFRVNRVAEDGANRVGDLEFRLCELEEDCDIGSLGESTTLGGIDTATGGDGAAPLPDANTGDGDQLQMAVAEQSDFDAAKAAMDAGSYEAAAEKFAAFRSTYPGGPLTGKAGLLQGESLEGAGQLTQAARVYLDLFSADPNGAVAPQALFRLGRSLGRLGKTEEGCVTLAEVETRFPESDAVLEAQSSMRNLGCQ, via the coding sequence ATGCAGCGGTTCATTCGTATTTTCGGGTTTTGTGTACTCGTGGCCCTGCCCGGGTTTGTCGCGGCGCAGGAGCGCACCGAAACGCTTGCCGATATCAGGCAGGAGTTGTCGGTGCTCTACGTGGAAATCCAGAAGCTCAAACGTGAGTTGAACACCACCGGCGGGGCCGGTGGGTTGTCGTCAGGTGGGAGCCTGTTGAACCGGGTGAATGCCATCGAGGGCGAGTTGCAGCGTCTGACCTCGAAAACCGAGGAGTTGGAGTTCCGCGTGAATCGCGTGGCCGAGGATGGCGCGAACCGGGTCGGCGATCTGGAGTTCCGCCTGTGCGAGCTGGAAGAGGATTGCGACATCGGCAGTCTCGGCGAAAGCACCACCTTGGGCGGGATCGACACCGCAACGGGCGGCGATGGGGCCGCCCCCTTGCCCGATGCGAATACGGGTGACGGCGATCAGCTGCAGATGGCCGTGGCCGAACAGTCGGATTTCGACGCCGCCAAGGCGGCCATGGACGCCGGGAGTTATGAAGCGGCAGCCGAGAAGTTCGCGGCCTTCCGCAGCACCTATCCCGGCGGGCCCCTGACCGGGAAAGCCGGCCTGTTGCAGGGGGAATCCCTTGAAGGGGCCGGGCAGTTGACTCAAGCGGCACGCGTCTATCTTGATCTTTTCAGCGCTGACCCGAACGGGGCCGTGGCCCCGCAAGCCTTGTTCCGTCTGGGCCGGTCGCTTGGCCGATTGGGTAAGACCGAGGAAGGTTGCGTGACACTGGCCGAGGTGGAAACCCGGTTCCCGGAGTCCGATGCGGTTCTCGAGGCGCAATCATCGATGCGCAACCTGGGATGTCAGTGA
- the tilS gene encoding tRNA lysidine(34) synthetase TilS, with amino-acid sequence MSVTPDTSLICDRITGFFLPAPPIALGVAVSGGSDSLGLLVVLAQWAAEGGPTIHAVTVDHGLRAEAASEAQEVARHCAELGVTHDTLTWGGWTGEGNLQHRAREARYDLMSDWAKSRGIDQVAVAHTADDQAETFLMRLARESGLDGLSAMAERKRHNGTVFCRPALGVRREDLRDILRSRGMSWIEDPSNANTDYDRVKAREALAVLEPLGITAPGLARTAVHLAEARNTLNWYAFIAARDLAHVQAADVVIDLRKFRILPDEICRRVLLEALKWVSGAQYGPRGKTLELLMESLRGGTDMTLHGCHVSVNTQEVRVSREFKAVEGLEIQAPCAWDDRWRLEGPWQEDMRIGALGTDGVLQCPAWRETGLPLRSLYASPAVWRGAELIAAPLAGLNNGWRAENLRPEEDFFAAFLSH; translated from the coding sequence ATGTCAGTGACGCCCGATACTTCGTTGATTTGCGATCGTATCACGGGCTTCTTCCTGCCCGCCCCGCCGATTGCCTTGGGAGTGGCCGTTTCTGGTGGAAGTGACTCGCTTGGGTTGCTGGTTGTACTGGCGCAATGGGCGGCCGAGGGCGGCCCGACGATTCATGCTGTGACGGTTGATCATGGGTTGCGTGCTGAAGCGGCCAGTGAGGCGCAGGAGGTGGCGCGGCACTGCGCCGAACTTGGGGTGACGCACGATACCCTGACGTGGGGGGGCTGGACCGGCGAGGGCAACCTTCAGCATCGAGCCCGCGAGGCGCGGTATGACCTGATGTCGGACTGGGCCAAGAGCCGGGGCATTGATCAGGTTGCCGTGGCGCACACGGCAGACGATCAGGCGGAAACCTTCCTGATGCGGCTGGCGCGGGAATCGGGGCTGGATGGCCTTTCGGCCATGGCCGAGCGAAAGCGGCATAACGGCACGGTCTTTTGTCGGCCCGCCCTTGGGGTGCGGCGCGAGGACTTGCGCGATATTTTGCGCAGTCGAGGGATGTCCTGGATTGAGGACCCAAGTAATGCCAACACCGATTACGACCGCGTCAAGGCGCGCGAGGCGCTGGCCGTGCTTGAACCTCTCGGGATCACTGCGCCGGGATTGGCCCGAACGGCAGTGCATCTGGCCGAAGCACGCAATACGCTCAATTGGTATGCTTTCATAGCGGCGCGTGACTTGGCCCATGTGCAAGCGGCAGATGTCGTGATTGATCTTCGGAAATTTCGGATCCTGCCCGATGAAATTTGCCGTCGCGTGCTTTTGGAGGCGTTGAAATGGGTGAGTGGTGCGCAGTATGGCCCCCGGGGTAAAACATTGGAATTGCTTATGGAATCCTTGCGCGGGGGGACTGATATGACACTGCATGGCTGCCATGTCTCGGTCAATACGCAGGAGGTGCGCGTTTCAAGGGAATTCAAGGCCGTGGAAGGTTTGGAGATTCAGGCCCCTTGTGCCTGGGATGACCGCTGGCGGCTTGAGGGACCATGGCAGGAGGATATGCGGATAGGTGCTTTGGGCACAGACGGCGTTTTGCAGTGCCCGGCATGGCGCGAAACGGGTTTGCCATTGCGCAGTTTGTATGCCTCCCCAGCCGTCTGGCGGGGGGCGGAATTGATCGCTGCACCTCTGGCCGGGTTAAATAATGGGTGGCGTGCCGAGAACCTGCGCCCCGAAGAGGATTTCTTTGCCGCGTTTTTATCGCATTGA
- the ftsH gene encoding ATP-dependent zinc metalloprotease FtsH — MGNARTIAFWLMLFLVILTLFNLFSGSGNTLQSKSIPYSEFVTAVEGGDVSKVTLDGENVRFRGADGQEYVTVKPEDAEITQTLIDQGIPVDAEPQEQSGFQTFLISLLPFLLLIGVWIYFMNRMQGGGKGGAMGFGKSKAKMLTEKHGRVTFDDVAGIDEAKEELEEIVEFLRNPQKFSRLGGKIPKGALLVGPPGTGKTLLARAIAGEAGVPFFTISGSDFVEMFVGVGASRVRDMFEQAKKNAPCIVFIDEIDAVGRHRGAGYGGGNDEREQTLNQLLVEMDGFEANEGVIIIAATNRKDVLDPALLRPGRFDRQVTVPNPDIKGREQILGVHARKTPLGPDVDLRIIARGTPGFSGADLANLVNEAALMAARVGRRFVTMEDFENAKDKVMMGAERRSMVLTDDQKEKTAYHEAGHAIVGLELPQCDPVYKATIIPRGGALGMVVSLPEIDRLNWHKAECEQKLAMTMAGKAAEIIKYGEENVSNGPAGDIQQASGLARAMVLRWGMSERVGNVDYEQAHEGYMGNGAGGFSISAHTKELIEEEVKRLIDEAYARAFKILTERSEEWERLAQGLLEYETLTGEEIDRVIKGEPPESDDDGSAPEKEDKPSVTAIPKTKPKPSSGLGDGGPEPEPST, encoded by the coding sequence TTGGGCAACGCAAGAACAATCGCTTTCTGGCTGATGCTTTTCCTGGTCATTTTGACGCTGTTCAACCTGTTCAGCGGATCGGGCAATACGCTTCAGAGCAAGTCGATTCCCTATTCTGAATTCGTGACAGCCGTAGAAGGCGGCGATGTCAGCAAGGTGACCCTCGATGGGGAAAACGTCAGGTTCCGCGGGGCCGATGGGCAAGAATATGTGACCGTCAAGCCCGAGGATGCCGAAATCACCCAAACCTTGATCGATCAAGGAATTCCGGTGGATGCCGAGCCGCAGGAGCAGTCGGGATTCCAGACATTCCTGATTTCGCTGCTGCCTTTCCTGCTTTTGATCGGTGTCTGGATCTACTTCATGAACCGGATGCAGGGCGGTGGCAAAGGCGGCGCTATGGGGTTTGGCAAATCCAAGGCCAAGATGCTGACCGAGAAACATGGCCGCGTGACCTTTGATGATGTGGCGGGCATTGACGAGGCCAAGGAAGAACTGGAAGAGATCGTCGAATTCTTGCGCAATCCGCAAAAATTCAGCCGCCTGGGCGGGAAAATTCCCAAGGGTGCGTTGCTTGTCGGACCTCCGGGGACGGGTAAGACCCTTCTTGCGCGGGCGATTGCCGGTGAGGCCGGTGTGCCGTTCTTCACCATTTCTGGTTCCGACTTTGTGGAAATGTTCGTGGGTGTCGGCGCCAGCCGGGTCCGCGATATGTTCGAGCAGGCCAAAAAGAACGCGCCTTGTATCGTCTTCATCGACGAGATCGACGCCGTAGGCCGCCATCGTGGCGCGGGCTATGGTGGTGGCAATGATGAGCGCGAGCAAACCCTCAACCAGCTCTTGGTCGAGATGGACGGATTCGAGGCCAATGAAGGTGTGATCATTATCGCGGCCACCAACCGTAAGGACGTGTTGGACCCCGCGTTGCTTCGTCCGGGCCGTTTCGACCGTCAGGTCACCGTTCCCAACCCCGATATCAAGGGGCGCGAGCAAATCCTGGGCGTACATGCCCGCAAGACGCCGCTTGGCCCCGATGTGGACCTGCGCATCATTGCACGCGGGACGCCCGGGTTCTCGGGCGCGGATCTGGCCAACCTTGTGAACGAGGCGGCGCTTATGGCGGCGCGCGTGGGGCGGCGGTTCGTGACCATGGAGGATTTCGAGAACGCCAAGGACAAGGTCATGATGGGCGCCGAGCGCCGGTCGATGGTCCTGACCGATGACCAGAAGGAAAAGACCGCCTATCACGAGGCCGGCCATGCCATCGTCGGTCTGGAACTGCCGCAGTGCGACCCGGTTTATAAAGCAACGATCATTCCGCGCGGTGGAGCATTGGGCATGGTGGTCAGCCTGCCGGAGATCGACCGCCTGAACTGGCACAAGGCGGAGTGTGAGCAGAAGCTTGCCATGACCATGGCCGGTAAAGCGGCCGAGATCATCAAGTATGGCGAAGAGAATGTCAGCAACGGCCCGGCCGGTGATATTCAGCAGGCCAGCGGATTGGCGCGCGCCATGGTCCTTCGTTGGGGTATGTCGGAGCGTGTCGGTAATGTTGATTACGAGCAGGCGCACGAGGGCTATATGGGTAATGGTGCCGGCGGGTTCTCGATCTCGGCCCATACCAAAGAGTTGATCGAGGAAGAGGTCAAGCGCCTGATCGACGAAGCCTATGCACGCGCCTTCAAGATCCTGACCGAGCGCAGCGAGGAGTGGGAGCGTCTGGCGCAGGGGCTTTTGGAATACGAGACCCTGACCGGAGAAGAAATCGACCGCGTCATCAAGGGCGAGCCGCCGGAATCCGACGATGATGGCAGTGCGCCCGAGAAAGAAGACAAGCCGTCTGTCACGGCAATCCCGAAAACCAAGCCCAAGCCGTCGTCCGGTCTTGGGGATGGCGGGCCCGAGCCCGAGCCATCGACCTGA
- a CDS encoding methyltransferase domain-containing protein produces the protein MGAGDVVDLGCGNGALGAALKARAGGRDLVGVDASPAMLEKARGVAEYDSLQQADIRDWHPRRAPGLIVSNAVLHWVGEHEKLMPKLARMLGKGGTLAVQMPHQNKAPSHRVWLSLAEELFPGRVEKMGTPGVMAPVKYDELLSPLGQFRLWETEYFQRLMAEAGSHPVRRFTESTYARPILEALEPDEKAEIIRRYEDVMHTAYPVRADGSVLFPFRRMFFTLTV, from the coding sequence ATGGGGGCAGGGGATGTTGTCGATCTGGGCTGTGGCAACGGGGCTTTGGGCGCCGCATTGAAGGCGCGTGCCGGTGGGCGTGATCTGGTCGGTGTCGATGCGTCGCCCGCGATGCTGGAAAAGGCGCGTGGGGTTGCGGAATACGATAGCCTGCAACAGGCCGATATCCGCGATTGGCACCCGCGCCGCGCGCCTGGCCTGATCGTGTCCAATGCCGTGTTGCATTGGGTGGGCGAGCACGAAAAGCTGATGCCGAAATTGGCACGGATGCTGGGCAAGGGTGGCACGTTGGCGGTGCAGATGCCGCATCAGAACAAAGCACCCTCGCATCGTGTGTGGCTGAGTCTTGCCGAAGAGCTATTCCCCGGACGGGTCGAAAAGATGGGCACGCCGGGTGTCATGGCCCCGGTGAAATATGATGAGCTTTTGTCGCCGCTGGGGCAGTTCCGCCTGTGGGAAACCGAGTATTTTCAGCGCCTGATGGCCGAGGCGGGCAGCCATCCGGTACGGCGCTTTACCGAAAGCACTTATGCGCGGCCTATTCTTGAGGCCTTGGAGCCGGACGAGAAGGCCGAGATCATCCGCCGCTATGAGGACGTGATGCACACGGCATATCCTGTGCGCGCCGATGGCTCTGTCCTTTTTCCGTTCCGGCGGATGTTCTTTACGCTGACCGTTTAG
- a CDS encoding MOSC domain-containing protein, giving the protein MPALIPTGFTARITWLGRVENRDSTLRASPLQDVMATYAGVEGEDHAGLTRPSCSRVVAQYPKGTDIRNVRQFSVLSSEELDAIAQEMGVDRVEPAWVGASLVLEGIPDFTHVPPASRLQTESGTTLVVDMENRPCHLPAKVIEEDVPGFGKAFKAAAQGRRGVTAWVEREGPLRVGDVMRLHVPDQPVWPHLEAARRA; this is encoded by the coding sequence ATGCCAGCACTCATACCTACCGGATTTACCGCGAGAATCACGTGGCTTGGCCGGGTCGAGAACCGCGACTCCACGCTGCGGGCCAGCCCCTTGCAGGATGTCATGGCCACCTATGCCGGTGTCGAGGGCGAGGATCACGCCGGGCTGACGCGCCCATCGTGCAGCCGGGTTGTGGCCCAGTATCCCAAGGGCACGGATATTCGTAATGTGCGCCAATTCTCGGTCCTTTCGTCCGAGGAACTGGACGCGATTGCCCAAGAGATGGGTGTTGACCGGGTGGAGCCGGCTTGGGTCGGGGCCTCATTGGTGTTGGAGGGAATTCCGGATTTCACCCATGTGCCGCCCGCCTCGCGATTGCAGACCGAGTCGGGAACGACGCTTGTCGTGGATATGGAGAACCGGCCCTGCCATTTGCCCGCCAAGGTCATTGAAGAGGACGTGCCGGGCTTTGGCAAAGCGTTCAAAGCCGCCGCGCAGGGGCGGCGCGGGGTGACGGCCTGGGTCGAGCGTGAGGGGCCTTTGCGGGTGGGCGATGTGATGCGCCTGCATGTCCCGGATCAACCTGTTTGGCCGCATCTGGAGGCTGCACGCCGCGCCTGA